ACCGAGGGTGTTCAGTATGCTGAGGACGGTGACTTCTCTGTGGCTCAAGAATGGGTCAAGAAGACTGCGCGTGGTATTGTTGTTGCCGCCAACATCTTGAAGACATGAAGGGAGTTTGGAAGGAGTTGGAAAAGGGGAGAATTCACTTCGTTTCAATCATTTATGAACGTTATGATCCCATGGTTATgataattatagtatttgCATAGCATTCTCAGGTGTTTTGGCTGGTGCCGGTTTGTGGGTTGGTTGAGCGGAGTTCCCTGGGCACAGTCACACGGGGAtagaaaattaaaataaatcaAAAGAGTGCAAAGGTCAAAGTATATCCTTAGAAAAGTTCATGTCTCTACCGTTGTATGATGCTTGATCATGGCTAAAACCTATTTGCCCAAAAAGTCTATACAGGCATCATgaatcatcaaggtcgaTACAAGGTTCCATGTGGTTCATCAAAGCATATCAGTGCATCCACGCAGTACTTACACAGGTTACTTAGAGTTGTTGGGGATCAGATCTCTTCTTGAGGCGCGCGCGCCTCCATCTACAGCCGTTCATAGGTTCCAAGATCGAGAGGCTGTCGAGTCTCCAGTCAGATGGCCTACGAATCCGCAAGATATTAGTTCAGCATCCACATAGGCAAAAGAATCCACGTAAAATTGCTGAGTTATCTGATTCGAATTCAGTCGCATTTTTAGGCGAGCTTGATGGCTAACTACTCAAGCCAGTCTCCTCAGGCCTCATGCTGTTGGGCCTTCTGTAGCCTTCCGCCAGCAGCCTGACCTGTTAATCATGCTCCATAACACATTCTTCCCATTTCCAATATCTTCTCGGGTCTTACCAAGCCGCCAACAAAAACGTGCACAACTGCCGACAGATGTATAATTGACGCAGCCTGGCGCTTGGCATCACCGTTTGGCTACCTTGGCGCCGAGAATTCTAGAATGCACGTGGTGAATCTTGTTCAACTACACGATACTACACTTCAGGTTGCATTACGCGTCTAGGTCGATCGAGACTCACCTGTCAGTTATCTTTGTGCCTTGTGACAATGTTTTGATATCTACCAGTAGATGATGTGCATTCTCTGAATCAGAGGGTGTATCGTCGTGTATTCGATTCAAGATATCCCATCCACCATCGGGCATAAGGAATGCAACGACGGTAGTGCACAGACATTCAAGATCTGAGCCACGCATCGGATGCTGCGGAAGCGATACGATTGACACCTTCTTGGCGCATCTTGGCGTGTCAGAACTGATAAATCCTTACACGGCATCGGGTCTCGCAGCGTAAGATGTCCGGTGGCACAGTAAAATAGCGGTTTCCAAATCAGCAATAGTATGAACCAGTGGGTGTTTTGAGTGTTGCATTCCTTTTTGCCGCAATTCCGAGTAGTGATTAATCTCAGTGGCCATGCTTTGATTCCATGTGAGGAATGCAACGACGATTTTGACCATGTAACCTTGGAGGTGCGGCAGATGGAGGCGGTATGCAGTGCTCACTCGGGGTTGTGATATGGCCACCAATTAACGAGTTTAGTTGAGAGCGGGGAAGATTACAGTGAACACAAACCTAAATTAGTGCGTGTTGAGTAGTTCTGATCATCCATCACCTTGCGGTCACTATTGTAATAATCACGCACTCGATACTAATTGGGATAATACTGTTGCAAATCTACGCTGCATATTGACCAGAGTAGTAGGCACAGTGATGATGCCGAGCTATAAGAAATACCTATCACGACGCAACCACCTGCTCTCAAGGTTTTGCCACGTGGATGACGCTGCATGTTTTGTCAGCCCAAACTCAGCAAGACTGCTACGTAGTGGACGCTGGTCCTTTTAAGCTTAGCCATCAAGCTTACCCCTCTCCCGGGTACAGAATCCATCAGAACTCAGAAAACGCCAGAACCAACAAGGAACAGTTCCAGTCTCTCTAACTTACATCCCCCAAAAAACTTGGAGTGTTAGTGTTGCATTGTGTCAGCCAAGAAAATGGGGGAATGAGATAATCACTAATCACCTGCTCATTTACGCTTCTGTTTTAAGTAGTGACTCCCGGGACTACGAGATCAGCACTAGTCAGCGTTGCGCTGCCACTCCGATGACAAGTCCATTCACGATGCTTCGagaggcggaggcggaggcgcTGGAGGGGTCAGGGTTCGTCACTCAGCAGAGCTCCGAAGCTTCGGTACTGGAGAGTGTTTTGACTCGCTATGATGATTCCATTTTCGTGATCAACAAACCTCGTGGAACTGGGTGGCTGCAGCAACGTCGCACAGGGAAGCCGAGGCTTTGGGACGGGATCAAAATATTGGACGCCATCAAACGCTGCAAGTGAAGATCGGCTCTTTTCATGTCAGATTCGGAACACAACAGCCATTCAGGCTGATCCTCTACCTACAAAATGGGTTGCACTCGGGGCAAATACTCCCCCTGCTCCCCTACCTCCCTAGCTCCCATAGCAATGCTGACTCGGGGTGATTTTCCCTGTTTGCGAGACACAATAATCCAATTTACAGATCGGCATTTCACCCTTGTCGTCCAATTAAAGCCAAGACTGGGCAATAAAgcttggtctcttcttctccacgTCCATGCGTCGACCTTCCCGTAAACGCCTAGAGTCATCGCAGATCGTGAGCTTTGGTTCATTTCCTCCCCCGCATCGCATGGGCTAGCTTTGGGGTTTGGGGGGCGGCTTGCGGGCGTTGACGTACGAGGCGGGTTGGATGGAAGAGTTGTTTACGTGGTAACAAAAGCCCTTACCTCTTCCCCCTTCAGATTTGTTTTCTTCCCTTGGTCTGTTAGTAAAGGCAGTAGCAAGCTGTCATCTCCGCGGAGCGTAGAGACTGTTTCGCTATTTTAGACTTGTATTATAATCTACTGTTCCAGCACCATGACTACTGATACCACGGCGACACCGCCAAGTGAGCAAGAGAAGCCTACAgctgttgatgtcgagaatgTCGCGTCGACGACGCTGTCCAATGTCGGGGCCGGggctgctgttgatgctgagcgAAATGCCCTCTTAGCTGCTCTGCCTGATCCTGATGAGGGCAAGAGTGAAGAGGAACGACGCGAGATTGTAAGTCGTTCAACATGTTCTCTGTGTCCAATCTAGAATGACTGGTGCTGACAATGACTCAGGACAGGAAGCTGGTCTGGAAGGTCGACCTCTGGCTCATCCCCTGGCTCTCACTGCTCTACCTCCTCTCGTTCCTGGACCGAACCAACATCGGTAATGCTCGTCTCGCAGGCATGGAAGACTACTTGGATATGCAACCGGGAGATTACAACGTCGCcctcaccatcttcttcgtcagtTATGCCCTCTTTGAGCCAATCACCAACGGTCTTCTCAAGCGCTTGACTCCCCGCATCTTCTTCACgggcatcatcatcgcgtGGGGTGCCGTCATGACTCTCATGGGTGTCTGTCACAACTACCCAGGTCTCCTGGCAGCTCGTTTCTTCCTCGGTGTTGCAGAAGCTGGGCTGTACCCCGGCGTCAATTACTATCTGGGCTGCTGGTATAAGTCATCTGAGATTGGCGCTCGCGCCGCcattttcttctctgctgctgcccTGGCTGGTTCTTTCGGTGGTCTCCTTGCGGCAGCTATCGCCGAGATGGACGGTATTGGCGGCAGACCCGGTTGGGCATggatcttcatcctcgaagGTCTCGCGACTGTCGCTGTCGGTGCCTTTTGTTGGTGGATGGTTTTTGACTGGCCCGACACCGCTCGATTCCTCTCTCCCGAGGATCGTGTTCGTGTTCAGCGCCGTCTCATTCTGGACCGCCAGGGAAGGACTGCTGAAGACTTTGATAAACGTCACATCTGGGCTGCCATGAAGGATTGGAAGACATACGGCTACATGGTGATTTACATGGGCTCACTGATGCCCCTATACgccttctctctcttcccgTCTACCATTCTCCGAAGTATGGGGCATGTAGGCACCAAGGCACAGCTCCTGTCGGTTCCTCCATATGCTTGCGCTGCAGCCGCCACTGTCTTTGTCGGATTCCTAGCAGATCGAACCAAATGGCGTGGCTATTGTAATATTGCTACTGTCTGTGTCGGTATCATTGGATTCACCATGTTGATCGCTTCGCCTAACCCGCACGTCCAATACGGCGCTGTGTTCCTTGGTGCAATGGGTAAGTATACGACActggcttcttgggcttttACTAATCTAGAACAGGTATCTATCCCACCGTCTCAAACACTGTCTCATGGGTCAACAACAATATCGAGGGTTCATTGAAGCGTGCCATCGTTCTCGGTATGGTCGTCGGCTGGGGTAACCTCAATGGTGTCGTCTCGTCCAACATCTACCGAGAGACACAAAGACCTCGCTACTACGCTGGCCACGGCACGGTTCTAGCCTACCagatcctcttccttctagGAGGTTCGATCTTTATGCATTTTGCACTTCGATTGGAGAACCGTCGTCGTGCGAGAGGATCACTGGATGCCAAGTATGCTGCCATGACAGATGAGCAGAAGTGGATCAGCGGTGATGTGCGTCCTGACTTTAGGTACACTCTCTAGAGAACTCAAGGATATTTGTTACATTGCGCTTTGTTTTCATGTTTCTTTGAACGACTCCTGTAGCAGGATAGAAGGATAGCAGGGCTGGTAAACACTGGAAGTAAGCAAGTTATGATTATGTAGTACTCATAGAATACTCttagtatttttaatatctctGATGCTAGAATAAGGGGCCATTCTCACTTAGCTAATCTTTCTCACCTTGCCACGATGTATTGATACCCCGCTTACTTCCAAAGATACCAAGATACCTCTGTAGGAGAAGACAAGGGTGTGAGACAGCGATAAAATGTTCCAGCTGAGTCCATATTCTGAGGGTATCACAGAGAACGATCGAGACCGCTCCATCTGTCTACATTCTTGCTTCTGGCCAAATCAGGCATTGGAACATCAGCGCACAAGCTGGCAACAGATATCTGTATTCTGTACCCTCCCTCTCATTGTTCTTGAAAATCACACCGactccatcatggcatcgCCTACTATACTATAAACACACTCCGCAGGCCGCTACGCACTATAAGTCGTTTGATTACAGTATGAATCATGTCTTTGTATCACTGGAACAGGCCCCACTCCATCCATTGCTGATGCAGGGTTTCCAGTGGTATGGCTTGAGACAAGTTTCTGGTAGCTAGCGATCCAAGCAGTGGAGAAAAAGATCTCCCATGAATTGCCTTATCAAGTTCTATGGACTGCTCAGTGATATCCTAAGCTTTGAATTATGTGGACCGACGACAAAGTTCTAGGGGCTCCATAGATTGGAAAGATAGAGCAAAATATCAGCATCCCGAACGACAAAGGCAATCAGAAGAGCTCCCTGTTTGTGACTGCTCGCGACCTCAGTCTGCCTGAACGACACCATGACACAAAAGAAGAATCATGCCAAGACTGTTTTACTCGAGGTCCCATCAC
This DNA window, taken from Fusarium fujikuroi IMI 58289 draft genome, chromosome FFUJ_chr11, encodes the following:
- a CDS encoding related to allantoate permease, which gives rise to MTTDTTATPPSEQEKPTAVDVENVASTTLSNVGAGAAVDAERNALLAALPDPDEGKSEEERREIDRKLVWKVDLWLIPWLSLLYLLSFLDRTNIGNARLAGMEDYLDMQPGDYNVALTIFFVSYALFEPITNGLLKRLTPRIFFTGIIIAWGAVMTLMGVCHNYPGLLAARFFLGVAEAGLYPGVNYYLGCWYKSSEIGARAAIFFSAAALAGSFGGLLAAAIAEMDGIGGRPGWAWIFILEGLATVAVGAFCWWMVFDWPDTARFLSPEDRVRVQRRLILDRQGRTAEDFDKRHIWAAMKDWKTYGYMVIYMGSLMPLYAFSLFPSTILRSMGHVGTKAQLLSVPPYACAAAATVFVGFLADRTKWRGYCNIATVCVGIIGFTMLIASPNPHVQYGAVFLGAMGIYPTVSNTVSWVNNNIEGSLKRAIVLGMVVGWGNLNGVVSSNIYRETQRPRYYAGHGTVLAYQILFLLGGSIFMHFALRLENRRRARGSLDAKYAAMTDEQKWISGDVRPDFRYTL